A section of the Pseudobacteriovorax antillogorgiicola genome encodes:
- a CDS encoding HD domain-containing protein has protein sequence MKKWATWQEHGFFEQPQEFFDAVEANGFRDYPELGALRQVPQDSIWHPEGDVWTHTKLVCIEAERLARSYGLSKEETQAVLLSALCHDLGKATCTHFWKGRWCSPKHGPVGERSTRLLLQRINCPQETIDLVVPLVREHLSHANLKDPSERAVRRLLSRLQPAPFHLLKVLVEADLSGRPPLPKGLPSYWPKIEAVIQYLENKT, from the coding sequence ATGAAAAAATGGGCTACATGGCAAGAACATGGCTTTTTTGAACAGCCACAGGAATTTTTTGATGCTGTGGAAGCGAACGGATTTCGCGACTATCCGGAACTTGGAGCCCTGCGCCAGGTACCCCAGGATAGCATATGGCACCCAGAGGGTGACGTCTGGACCCACACCAAGCTCGTGTGTATCGAGGCCGAAAGGCTGGCAAGAAGCTACGGTCTTTCCAAGGAGGAAACTCAGGCTGTTTTGCTTTCAGCTCTTTGTCACGATCTAGGCAAAGCAACTTGCACTCACTTTTGGAAGGGTCGCTGGTGCTCACCAAAACATGGCCCCGTAGGTGAGCGCAGTACACGACTATTACTACAGCGAATTAATTGCCCCCAGGAGACCATTGACCTCGTAGTACCATTGGTTCGCGAGCACCTTAGCCATGCAAACCTAAAAGACCCTAGTGAGAGGGCTGTAAGACGTTTGCTTTCCCGCTTGCAACCAGCACCCTTTCACTTGCTCAAAGTACTTGTTGAGGCTGACTTGAGTGGTCGGCCACCTCTCCCCAAAGGACTCCCAAGCTATTGGCCAAAAATAGAAGCTGTGATTCAATACCTTGAAAATAAAACCTAA
- a CDS encoding nicotinate-nucleotide--dimethylbenzimidazole phosphoribosyltransferase, whose translation MNIPFEIAAMSRSKQEQIESYIAHKVPPMGAMGVVRDVALRLALIQGTPKPFLNQPSLFLFAGDHGVAEEAICATPQLWSRHQTLNVAQGGASVCAFARLNRMMLRVVDAGLKQPVDHPQVLSRRIGASTKNCKREAAMSHGQLERALRLGGDLVRARCKAGTNVLGLGTCGVGGRLSADCILGYLLGDGEANLLRQNEEDYQLFFKDIQLVHGDIQDPWEILRLFGGFEFAMMLGAMLQCASNHITILVDGYIGAVMALLASRVAPEVADFVFVCQDSAHPGQALALDQLVQESLMSLGLDLDDGSGVALAFPLFQAAVTFLNEVASSDDRPLN comes from the coding sequence ATGAACATCCCATTTGAAATTGCAGCGATGAGCCGCTCGAAGCAAGAGCAGATCGAATCTTATATCGCTCATAAAGTCCCCCCCATGGGGGCGATGGGCGTCGTCAGGGATGTTGCCTTGCGCCTAGCCTTGATCCAAGGCACGCCAAAACCTTTCTTGAATCAACCGTCCCTGTTTCTTTTTGCTGGAGATCATGGAGTTGCAGAGGAAGCTATTTGCGCTACACCACAGCTTTGGTCACGACATCAAACCTTAAATGTTGCTCAAGGTGGAGCTTCCGTGTGTGCCTTTGCGAGATTGAATCGAATGATGCTGCGGGTTGTAGATGCTGGCTTGAAGCAGCCAGTCGACCATCCCCAGGTTTTGTCGCGGCGGATCGGTGCCAGCACAAAAAATTGCAAACGCGAGGCAGCGATGAGCCATGGACAGCTTGAACGAGCTTTGAGGCTTGGTGGAGATTTGGTGAGGGCTCGTTGTAAGGCTGGCACCAATGTCCTTGGGCTCGGAACCTGTGGGGTCGGTGGCAGGCTTTCCGCCGACTGTATCCTGGGCTATCTTCTGGGTGATGGAGAAGCAAACCTACTAAGACAAAACGAAGAAGATTACCAACTTTTCTTTAAAGACATCCAGCTGGTTCATGGCGATATCCAAGATCCATGGGAAATCTTGAGGCTGTTTGGAGGCTTTGAGTTTGCAATGATGCTTGGAGCCATGTTGCAGTGCGCTTCAAATCACATCACCATATTGGTAGATGGCTATATCGGTGCGGTGATGGCATTACTTGCCAGTAGGGTTGCCCCTGAAGTAGCAGACTTTGTCTTCGTTTGTCAGGATAGTGCCCACCCTGGGCAGGCTCTGGCACTCGATCAACTTGTTCAAGAATCACTCATGAGTCTTGGTCTGGACTTGGATGATGGCAGTGGAGTCGCACTAGCGTTCCCTCTGTTTCAAGCCGCTGTAACCTTCCTTAATGAAGTGGCGAGTTCTGATGATCGGCCTCTAAATTAG